The window TACATAGAAACCATAGAGAAAGAAACGGATAAGATTTTACAGATGTATGATGGCAATGTTATCAAGGTGGTAGAAGCTGCCAATGAAAGCATCATAACCATTCTAGATGATGGCGTAACTAGATCATTTGTATTGGGTAATGAAACCGTGATTAAAAAAGAAGGTCACAGCGGTGTGTTACAAGTGAGTGACATTAAAATTAACGACATGGTAAAAATCATTGAAATCACAGAAGGAAACCATGTGATGATTACAGAGGTTGAAATACAAGTGAGTGAACCTATCACCACAGTATACGAAGGTCCAGTGTATGCTTTGACTGAAACAACAACCGATAAGTTAATCACCATTCTAAAGGATAATAAAGAAAAAACATTTGTCATTAAGGATGAAACGGTGATTAAAGTGGAAGGTAAAGATGAAACCGTTGAAGTCAGTGACATCAACATTGGCGATACTGTGAAAATTACAGAAGTGGAAGACCATGATGCCGTAACTGTGACAGAAATTGAAATACAAGTGGAAGAACCTGTTACCCAATACTATGAAGGACAAGTTATTTCCCTTGCAGAGACAACCACGGAATATCTTATAACCATTCGTGTAGCTAACGTGGAAAAAACCTTTGCCGTTGGCGAAGACGTGGTCATGAAGCGAGAAGATTCAAATGAGACAATAACCATTGATGACATCGCTATTAATGATGATGTTAAGATAACAGAAGTGACTGTAGGTGATGATGCAAATGTCACTGAAATAACGCTTTTGGATGATTAAATAGCTTACTCCTCTACTATAAAAATATACATATAAAAAAATCCTCCTGTTATATTAGGGAGGATTTTTTTCTGTTATGCAAGGGATTTTTCCTTATGATGAACTTTGATTTTTTTCCCATACTTCTTGTATGAAAGGATGAGCAATACCAAAGGAATGACAATCTGAAAAGGGATAACATAATAGGGGTATATCTCCGTCGTCCAGTTCAGCTTATCCAGCAAATTTTCATGTAACCATATCGATAATGGTACAACGATTGTAATCAATGGTAATACAAATGGCTTGTGGTCATCGACATTTAAAAGTTGAGCGATTCCTTTCACAGATGCGTATATACATATAATATATTTAAATGTTCCTCCAATGATTAACGTGATTAAAATAAGTGGGCCAATGGATAGATTTGTAACACGGCTTATTGTTGTATTAATGGCGTATATATTCCTTGAAAATTTGTCTGGCCCCAGTACCATTAGATTTTGTAAGAGCAACGTGAATAAAAGGAGACCGACTATTGCAAGGGCGATATACGAGGATTTAAATAAATATTTTGATTTATTGACTTTATCAAATATCATTAAAAAGATGACGGTCTCACCAAACGTATAGGTTAAATATAAAAAACCGATGTTTGTAATATCAGAAAAGTTACTTTCAAAAACGGGTAAAACATTATTAAAATCAAGGTATTTTAAAGGAATGATGATTAAAACAACAAGGGTAATACATAATGCTAAGGTTAATAGTTGATTGGTTCTAGCTATAACGATCAGCCCTTTTTTTACAGCATAAATAGCGGGTATGCTTAGACAACAGACAATGAAAATAAGGGGTGTTTCATGAAAATCTATGTTGGTTAGGTATTCCCCAAGGTCTCGAAGCACAAGAGCTGCTAGATGAATAAAATAACCCATATAGAATAAGCCGATAACACTGCCTAGATATTTTCCAAAAGTATCTTTTAAGATGTTAATAAGGTTCTTGGATGGATGTAATACACTTATAGCAACATATATGCTAATTAATAAAAAACCTCCTGCCCATCCTAATAGATAAGAAATCCATACATCTTGATAGACATGCTTACTTATATTGATAACATGTGACGTTCCAAATATGAATGTACCAATTAACATGGATAATTGATAACCGGATATTTTTGTGTTTTTAACCATGGCATCACCTCATAAAAAGACGCGTACGATATTCTCGATTACTCTAGATGGATTGAGTGTTTGATCTAACCTTTGCAATTGTATAATGGATAAACCTATACCGAGCAGAAAGATATAAGTAATCCATATCTTACCTTGTGTATGAGATTTCATTAATTCTACGATATCGACTATAAGGACAATAAAATAAATAATCATGATGATTGTCATGGGAAGAACCTCTTTCTATCTAACTTCTAAAGTTTTTTCAATAATACCTGTGTTGTTTAGTTTAAATGTAACCTCTATTTTAATAGGGGTGGTGCTAAAAACCTCATCCCAATTGTTTTTTATTTGCCGCCAAGCACCTAAATATTTCCTGTGAACAACTTCTCCAAAACCAAAAATATCGTTTTTATACTCCTTTTGTGCCTTCGTGATCACTTGATGTATTTCTTGTTTAATGACGTCTGCGGTTTCTTCTTCTAAGATATCAATCATCTCCTGGGTTGATAGATCCCCAATACCTTCTTGGTTTCCAATGGTTCCTTCTGATTTTACTTCTACTAACAGTAAGGTGTTTTCATCCTTTATGCGCACATCTATTTTACTTTTAGCTCGTAGTTGTTCAATGGCTATCATTTTTTCTCTATCAAGTGGATTCTCAATATTGATAATACCGCTTCCGGATTTGTTGAGTAGGTATTTCAATCCTTTCGTTTCACAAGGGCTTAGCCATCCAATCAACGTATCTTTCTCAAAAACAGCAGCGCCTTCTATTTTCATATCTTTTATGTTAAGGTCTGTGTCTTCATTAACAATCTCTATCACACTTGTGGTTAAATCATGTCCTGCTGAACTAAGTTGTTTTAGAACATCGATTAACTGGGATTTTAGAATGGCAAGATTGACACTGGAGGCCTCAACGATTTGTCGGATATGAGATGCTGGAACATTCTCTAGATCGCTTTTGGCATTGATAATATTCTTAGCAGTTGTTCCTTTGGCAATGATAACCATTGGTGTTAAGCTTGTTTCATGGTCTCTTTCAAAGAAATCCAGTACATCCTTGATGCCATCTTTTGCCAGTGTTTCACCAATAACGATTATCTGAATATGGCTGTAATAGGGTTTTCTATTGACTGTTGTAAATTGATTCCTAACGGCTTCATGAAGGGTTTCACCTCTGGAAGTATTGGTCCATACGGGTTCTTTACCTGTTTTGCTATCTTGTTCTTGACTCACTTCCGAAGGCTTGGTTAGCTGTAATGTAAGTTCTATTTCATCATCAGCAGTTTTATCCAGCCCTACCCCAGAAATAAAAGCTCTTTCCGTTAATTCTACATTATCCCAACATCCAGTTACCATGAACATAAGAAAAGGAATCATAAGGAGTAATAGTAACTTTTTAAACGTATTATGCATAATGAACCCTCTTTTTCTATTGACGTTTTTTCATGCGTGTTTTATTAGGATTATCCCCAATCAGAGACTTGGGCCGCTTAGTCATCATCCATATGGGTAACTTAATCACGGAATCCTTTAACTCATTTTTATGAAAAGGTGCTAAAGGCGACATATAGGGTACACCAAATGAACTTATGGAGCACATTTGTATAGACAGCAGCATGAGTATGATAATAATGCCTAAAAAGCCTAATATATTAGCAGCAAGCATGATGGTTAAACGAATCAAATGCACAGAATCTTGTATAGGGGGTATAATAAAACTACAGATACCTGTTAATGCAATAATAATGACCATTATATTGCTTACAAGGCTTGCATTAACAGCAGCTTCACCGATAATGAGAGCACCAACAATACTGATTGATTGTCCAAATGGTCGCGGCATTCGAATACCTGCTTCTTTTAATAATTCAAAAGCTGTTGTCATAAATAGTGCTTCTATGAACGGTGAGAAAGGTAGACCTTCTACGGAAGCAGCTATGGATAATAACAGTTTTAATGGTATTGAATTGGAATGAAAGGTGATGAGTGCTATATATACCCCTGGTGCAGATATGGTGATGATAAAGGCTAGTGTTCTAAGAATTCTATTAAGGGATCCTAAAAAGAATCTTGAATAATAATCGTCACTGGCTTGAATTGTTTCTGTAAATAAATAAGGCACAGTTAGAACAGTAGGTGTCCCATCACAAAAAATAGCTACTCTTCCTTCTAATATTTTGGCTGCTATTCTATCCGGTTTTTCCGAGTTCCCTATCGTTGGAAAGATTGAAAAAGGATTATCTTCAATAAATTGCTCCACATACCCTGAATCCAATATGGCATCGATTTTAATCTTTTTTAATCGACTTCTTACAGTCTTTATAATGTTATCATCAACAATACCTTTCAGATAACAAATCACAACGTTGGTATGACTTTGCTCCCCAATCCGATAATTTTCAATTTTTAAATTAGGGTTCTTAATCTTTCTGCGAAGCAGAGAAATATTGGTTTCCAATGATTCAATGAAGGATTCCCTGGGTCCCCTAACAGTTGATTCTGTAATGGGTTTATCAACATTTCTTTCACTCCATCCTTTTGTATCTACTTGAAGAGCCATGGCATTTCCTTCAATGTATATCAATGCATACCCATCAA is drawn from Vallitalea pronyensis and contains these coding sequences:
- a CDS encoding spore germination protein, which encodes MFRKLSKVYHYYRLRLENDKQTHDEDNLSGVSNIPQNIPTSLEELIEYLNKTFEDYGDLVLRKVQLGDDANKIVVVYINGLINKQRLNADILKPIMIYSRTTDLDKTINQRTLPQILMENLLPTFQIKEVTHLEQSINGILDGYALIYIEGNAMALQVDTKGWSERNVDKPITESTVRGPRESFIESLETNISLLRRKIKNPNLKIENYRIGEQSHTNVVICYLKGIVDDNIIKTVRSRLKKIKIDAILDSGYVEQFIEDNPFSIFPTIGNSEKPDRIAAKILEGRVAIFCDGTPTVLTVPYLFTETIQASDDYYSRFFLGSLNRILRTLAFIITISAPGVYIALITFHSNSIPLKLLLSIAASVEGLPFSPFIEALFMTTAFELLKEAGIRMPRPFGQSISIVGALIIGEAAVNASLVSNIMVIIIALTGICSFIIPPIQDSVHLIRLTIMLAANILGFLGIIIILMLLSIQMCSISSFGVPYMSPLAPFHKNELKDSVIKLPIWMMTKRPKSLIGDNPNKTRMKKRQ
- a CDS encoding Ger(x)C family spore germination protein, which codes for MHNTFKKLLLLLMIPFLMFMVTGCWDNVELTERAFISGVGLDKTADDEIELTLQLTKPSEVSQEQDSKTGKEPVWTNTSRGETLHEAVRNQFTTVNRKPYYSHIQIIVIGETLAKDGIKDVLDFFERDHETSLTPMVIIAKGTTAKNIINAKSDLENVPASHIRQIVEASSVNLAILKSQLIDVLKQLSSAGHDLTTSVIEIVNEDTDLNIKDMKIEGAAVFEKDTLIGWLSPCETKGLKYLLNKSGSGIINIENPLDREKMIAIEQLRAKSKIDVRIKDENTLLLVEVKSEGTIGNQEGIGDLSTQEMIDILEEETADVIKQEIHQVITKAQKEYKNDIFGFGEVVHRKYLGAWRQIKNNWDEVFSTTPIKIEVTFKLNNTGIIEKTLEVR
- a CDS encoding GerAB/ArcD/ProY family transporter, which gives rise to MVKNTKISGYQLSMLIGTFIFGTSHVINISKHVYQDVWISYLLGWAGGFLLISIYVAISVLHPSKNLINILKDTFGKYLGSVIGLFYMGYFIHLAALVLRDLGEYLTNIDFHETPLIFIVCCLSIPAIYAVKKGLIVIARTNQLLTLALCITLVVLIIIPLKYLDFNNVLPVFESNFSDITNIGFLYLTYTFGETVIFLMIFDKVNKSKYLFKSSYIALAIVGLLLFTLLLQNLMVLGPDKFSRNIYAINTTISRVTNLSIGPLILITLIIGGTFKYIICIYASVKGIAQLLNVDDHKPFVLPLITIVVPLSIWLHENLLDKLNWTTEIYPYYVIPFQIVIPLVLLILSYKKYGKKIKVHHKEKSLA